The following coding sequences lie in one Synechococcus sp. CC9902 genomic window:
- the rpsU gene encoding 30S ribosomal protein S21 — translation MSQVTVGENEGIESALRRFKRSVAKAGIFSDLRRIRHHETPVEKYKRKLKQRSRNRRR, via the coding sequence ATGAGCCAGGTCACAGTCGGCGAAAATGAGGGTATTGAATCCGCACTACGACGTTTCAAGCGCTCTGTCGCCAAGGCCGGCATCTTTTCCGACCTGCGTCGCATCCGTCACCACGAAACTCCGGTTGAAAAATACAAGCGCAAACTGAAGCAACGTTCACGCAATCGCCGCCGTTAA